From a single Leishmania infantum JPCM5 genome chromosome 36 genomic region:
- a CDS encoding transcription factor S-II-like protein, with amino-acid sequence MIDQFFVGLTPSPPARCHFAWPPLPSFSPSFTLCLPVAVRYLVCRRTEARLLNKAAAVITRATNTMSASSEAAKLQTPPQQRQVHYISDNVYSLGTLSCAVCGQTFPIHTNACQRSTCGWCGTLHEPGTHSALQKHHRAMRRTSDGVKTSSKMCSLDTSAALFFTEKEVTAAVEYIRQTLGGTSPFGAAPGAVGGAKSAGITEVDNRIIEEAFCETCGVHRPCKTFARQTRSADEGQTIFFQCTKCSSEWQQNS; translated from the coding sequence ATGATTGACCAGTTTTTCGTTGGGCTAACACCCTCTCCACCTGCTCGCTGTCATTTTGCTTGGccacctctcccctccttctctccgtcATTCACTCTATGCCTGCCTGTTGCTGTGCGTTACCTCGTGTGTCGCCGCACAGAAGCACGTCTCTTGAACAAAGCAGCTGCTGTCATCACACGCGCCACAAATACAATGTCAGCGTCTTCCGAGGCAGCGAAGCTGCAAacaccgccacagcagcggcaggtgcACTACATATCTGATAACGTGTACTCACTCGGAACTCTTAGTTGCGCCGTCTGTGGCCAGACCTTCCCGATTCACACGAACGCGTgccagcgcagcacctgcggcTGGTGCGGAACTCTGCACGAGCCCGGCACGCACTCGGCGCTTCAGAAGCATCATCGCGCCATGCGCAGGACAAGCGATGGTGTCAAAACGAGCAGCAAGATGTGCTCCCTGGACACCagcgctgctctcttcttcaCCGAGAAGGAAGTGACCGCCGCAGTGGAATACATTCGCCAGACGCTGGGTGGCACGTCGCCCTTTGGGGCAGCTCCCGGCGCCGTTGGTGGAGCCAAGAGTGCCGGCATTACCGAGGTGGATAATCGCATTATTGAGGAAGCCTTCTGCGAGACGTGCGGTGTCCACCGCCCCTGCAAGACCTTTGCCCGGCAAACGCGTAGCGCGGATGAGGGTCAGACAATTTTCTTTCAGTGCACCAAGTGCAGCTCGGAGTGGCAGCAGAACTCTTAA
- a CDS encoding putative oxidoreductase, which produces MSSPSSFKKLQVVSLSKDFRSSTSVVEAQLPEEVPEGMVRVSVKYAGVNASDLNFTNGSYLKNARPPFDCGFEAAGTVVKIGAGVANVKEGDPVVLMQYGCFAEFLDAPAEICIPVPELKPEYIVLPVSALTAAVALGEVGRVKKDDVALVTAAAGGTGQIAVQLLKHVYGCTVIGTCSSEEKARFLKSIGCDHVINYKTESLDSRLHMLCPKGVDVVYECVGGQTFNDAVRHVAVHGRVVIIGSISSYKSGEAVPFSHPSGTSMTMLLLTKSASLNGFFLPQFYDVIPKYMASLLQYLKAGQVKLFVDEKVFHGLSSVADAVDHLYSGTSCGKVLVEIQ; this is translated from the coding sequence ATGTCGTCTCCCAGCAGCTTCAAGAAGCTTCAGgtcgtctccctctccaaaGACTTccgcagctccacctccgtcgttgaggcgcagctgccggaggAAGTGCCGGAGGGGATGGTTCGCGTGTCTGTCAAGTACGCCGGCGTCAACGCGAGCGACTTGAACTTCACGAATGGTTCGTACCTCAAGAACGCGCGGCCACCCTTCGACTGTGGATTCGAGGCGGCCGGCACAGTGGTGAAGATCGGTGCCGGTGTCGCGAACGTGAAGGAGGGTGACCCCGTCGTGCTAATGCAGTACGGCTGTTTTGCTGAGTTCCTCGACGCACCTGCAGAGATATGTATACCAGTGCCAGAGTTGAAGCCTGAGTACATTGTGCTCCCTGTCAGCGCTCtcacggccgccgtcgcgcttgGCGAGGTGGGTCGCGTAAAGAAGGACGACGTGGCgctggtgacggcggcggccggtgGCACGGGCCAGATCGCGGTGCAGTTGCTCAAGCACGTCTACGGTTGCACGGTGATTGGCACCTGCTCCTCCGAGGAGAAGGCCCGGTTCCTCAAGAGCATTGGCTGCGACCACGTTATCAACTACAAGACGGAGAGCCTTGACAGCCGCCTGCACATGCTTTGTCCGAAAGGCGTGGATGTCGTCTACGAGTGCGTTGGCGGCCAGACTTTCAACGATGCCGTCCGCCACGTCGCCGTGCACGGCCGTGTTGTGATCATCGGCTCCATTTCGAGCTACAAGAGCGGTGAAGCGGTGCCCTTTTCGCACCCCAGCGGCACCTCGATGACGATGCTGCTCCTAACCAAGTCTGCGTCCCTGAACGGTTTCTTCCTTCCGCAGTTCTACGACGTCATCCCGAAGTACATGGCAAGCCTGCTGCAGTACCTCAAGGCCGGCCAGGTCAAGCTCTTCGTGGACGAGAAGGTGTTTCATGGATTGAGCAGTGTCGCAGACGCCGTTGATCATCTGTACTCGGGCACGAGCTGCGGCAAAGTCTTGGTTGAAATCCAGTAG